GGATGTCCGTCGGTGGTGCGTAGTGTGGTTAATTCAGTGCCCATTGCTTGCAATTCAGCGTAATGGCTGTCACTGATGTCGTTGCAGGATTGATAGACAATACTGTCGGTCGAGGCGAAGCGGGCAAGAGTATCAATATGGGCGTCGGTATCGTCGCCTTCAAGATAGCCATGTTCCAGCCACAGCACCCGGTCTTGTGCCAACCATGCAGTTAAGTTGGCATCCAGTGTTGTACGTGTGTGCTGCGGGTGGCGTTCGTGCAGGCAGCGCCAAGTGGTCAGTAGGGTGCCCGCGCCATCTGTCTCGATTGCGCCACCTTCCAGAGTGAAGTCGATGCTGTGCATCAGGGCGTTCGCGAACAGACCGCTGGCGTGCAATACGCTCACCAACTGGTCGTCCAGCTTAGCTTCGAACTTACCGCCCCAGCCCGTAAAGCGGAAGTCCAGTAAGCAGAAGTTGCCATTCGTGCCGACCAAGGTGATCGGCCCTGAGTCGCGCACCCAAGTGTCATTATAAATGGCCAAGGTGAAGCGTACCCGTTTCATCATTACATGTGCTGAACGCAGTCGCGCCTCGGCATAGGTTTGCAAGCCGTCGTCGACAACGCAGATGATGACTGTCTGAAAGCGAGTGATCGCTGCTACCAGTGCTATGTAGGTTTCCTCGACTTCAGGCAGACGTGCGGACCAGTCAGTATTGGCATGCGGCCAAGCGATTAGAATGGCAGACTGCGGTTCCCACTCGGCGGGGAAGCGGAACGGGAGTGTCGTCAATTGTGTTTCACTTTCAGTGATTGCACTCTGTGGCAGGATGGCCGTAATCAGCGCATTGCCGGTGCTTTAGGTCCAATTTCGTCGGTGCTTGCGCTATTCATGACGACGTTGATGACTTTCCCTTTCTCGAAGTAAACGGTGTAATTAGGGTAGACCCAACGATCAATTTGTGGCCATTTCCGCTTTTGACCGCCGCTTGGAGGCAGTTTCTGTGTGGGTGTGCCGTAATTCGCTTCCACCTGGGCCATAGATTGATTTCGCGTTGGTGCTGCGGTTGGCTTAATTTTAACGCGATCAATCAGTAGCGTCTCGGCTTGACAAGTTACAGCGATCCCCAGTAACGCGGCCAGCGTGCATGCGGCGATATGGCCGTTTTGCATGTTTTTATTTCCTCAATTGGATGATGTTGAACTGCGATTACAACAAAAAACATTGATGAAAAATGCTTTGGCCACATACGTAAAAGGTTTATCAACGTTTGTTCAATGCGGCAGAAAAACAAAAAACCGCCCTGAGGCGGTTTTCCAGGACACACTACCACAAAGCTGCGCTTCAGCGTTGACGCGCCTTAAAGCGAGGATTGGACTTACAAATCACGAAGATCTTACCGCGGCGGCGGATCACCTTACAGTCACGGTGACGTGTCTTTGCTGACTTTAGTGAGGATAGAACTTTCATATACACCTCGGCGAAACGCTTGTCTTGTATAGCTCTTGTATAGCTAGAGTTAGGCGTTCATGCATTCTCTTAATAAATCAAAATGCACCAGACGCTAAAATGACCAGGAAGCTAATTGATGTTGATAATGCTATCTGCCTTTAAAGTAGACTTTCAAGTGCTTATGGCACATACATAAACAGGCGGAGCTACAATCTCTAGCTTTAATCGCGATTACTGGAGTTTGGATGACTGACCTTGTGCCTGTCCTTACCATTGATGGCCCGTCCGGGGCTGGTAAGGGTACAGTCAGTAGGATTGTGGCTGCGCGGCTGGGTTGGCATTACTTGGATTCAGGGGTGTTGTATCGGGCTGTTGGAGTGGCGGCTGGCTGGGCAGGTCTTGATGTGTCCGACACAATGGCTTTAGTGAGTTGCGCGTTCGATACTCATGTCAATTTTGCCGAGTGTGCTGATGGGGATATGCGTATCCTGGTGAATACGATCGACGCCACCGACGAGCTGCGTATGGAAACCGCTGGTGTGCTGGCTTCGACAATTGCTGCTGTCTCTGAGGTGCGCGCTGCATTGAAGGAGCGTCAACGTATGTTTCGACGCGGTCCAGGATTAGTTGCAGATGGTCGTGACATGGGTACGGTAATCTTTCCGGATGCCCAATATAAGGTTTTCTTGACTGCTAACGCCGAGGAGCGCGCTCAACGCAGGCATAAACAGTTGATGAAGAAGGGTGTTTCGGTTATGTTCACCACTTTGCTGGACGAAATTAGGGCGCGCGATGCGCGTGATGCTTGCCGATCTGTAGCGCCGTTAAGGCCGGCTGATGATGCCTTGTTAATCGATAGTACCCGTATTGGGGTCGATGAAGTCGTTGCTCAGGTACTTGCTTTGGTGACTGATTGAAGTAAGAAGTTTAGGTTCCTTTGGACAGAATCCCCAGTGCTTGTGGTGTCCAATGGGGTGCCAGAATCAAATATGCAAGGTGTTGTAGACAGGCTCCGTTGCGCGATGCGTGGCGGTTTATCCACTTAAACTTTAGGGTGGACGGTGTATCTGGCGATAAAGCTTTGAGTGACCGTCCGTGTGTTTAACCGAGTAAATCAAATGACTGAATCTTTTGCTGAACTGTTCGAAGCCAGCCAAGCGAACCTGGCGAAGCTAAAACCGGGTGCCATCGTTACTGGGACCGTTGTGGATGTCCGTGGTGACGTAGTGGTTATTAACGCCGGTTTGAAGTCCGAAGGCATCGTGCCGATTGAGCAGTTCCGTAATGACGCTGGTGAGATCGATGTTGGAGTGGGCGATCAGGTCAAAGTTGCGTTGGATTCCATTGAGAATGGCTTTGGCGAGACTATTCTGTCGCGTGAAAAGGCTAAGCGTTCGATGGTGTGGGATGAGCTGGAAGAGGCGTTGGAGAAGAATGAGACTATCAGTGGCCGTATCAGCGGTAAGGTCAAGGGAGGGTTCACCGTTGACATTAAGGATGTCCGCGCGTTTCTTCCCGCTTCTTTGGTCGATGTGCGCCCGGTTCGGGATCCTGCTTACTTGGAGGGTAAGGAGCTGGAGTTTAAGCTCATTAAGCTAGATCGTAAGCGTAACAATGTGGTTGTTTCTCGTCGTGCGGTGGTCGAAAGCGAGCATTCCGAGGAGCGCGAGCAGCTGTTGGATAAGTTGCAGGAAGGCGCAGTTTTGACTGGTACGGTTAAAAATATGACCGATTACGGGGCATTCGTGGATCTAGGCGGAGTCGATGGATTACTTCACATCACTGACATGGCATGGAAGCGTGTGCGCCATCCGTGTGAGGTGGTTAATATCGGCGATGAGGTAGAGGTACGTGTACTGAAGTTTGATCGTGAACGCAATCGTGTCAGCCTTGGTTTGAAGCAACTGGGCGAGGATCCTTGGGATAACATCTCGCGTCGTTATCCGGCTAACTGTCGGGTATTTGGTAAGGTTTCCAACGTTACTGACTATGGTGCGTTTGTTGAGATCGAGGCAGGTGTCGAAGGTTTGGTGCATGTCTCAGAAATGGATTGGACCAACAAGAATGTCAATCCTTCCAAGGTTGTTCAGGTTGGTGATGAGGTTGAGGTCATGATTCTGGATGTGGACGAGGAACGTCGTCGCATCTCGTTGGGCATGAAGCAGGTCGCTGCCAATCCCTGGGAAACCTTTGCCGTTACCCATAAGAAGGGTGACAAGGTGAGTGGTCAGGTTAAGTCGATCACAGACTTTGGCATCTTTATCGGTTTGGAAGGTGGTATCGATGGTTTGTTGCACTTGTCTGACATTAGCTGGAACACTACCGGCGAAGACGTAGTCCGTAACTTCAAGAAGGGGGATACCCTAGAAACAGTTGTCTTGGCTGTCGATCCAGAGCGTGAGCGCATTTCGCTGGGTGTGAAGCAGCTGGAACAGGATCCTTTTGGCCAATATATGGCTACTCACCCGAAAGGCTCCAAGGTCGCTGGCATCGTTAAGGAGGTTGATGTCAAAGGGGCCTTGATTGAGCTGGCTGACGGAATCGAAGGTTACGTTTCGGCACGCGACATTGCCAACGAGCGTGTAGAGGACGCGAGTCAGTACCTGAAGGTAGGTGATAGTGTGGAAGCTAAGTTCATTGGCATGGACCGTAAGGGGCGTACTTTACAGTTGTCGATTAAAGCCAAAGATGATGCCGAGATGCGTGAAGTTCTTGAGGAATACCAATCCTCTTC
This region of Xylella taiwanensis genomic DNA includes:
- the rpsA gene encoding 30S ribosomal protein S1, encoding MTESFAELFEASQANLAKLKPGAIVTGTVVDVRGDVVVINAGLKSEGIVPIEQFRNDAGEIDVGVGDQVKVALDSIENGFGETILSREKAKRSMVWDELEEALEKNETISGRISGKVKGGFTVDIKDVRAFLPASLVDVRPVRDPAYLEGKELEFKLIKLDRKRNNVVVSRRAVVESEHSEEREQLLDKLQEGAVLTGTVKNMTDYGAFVDLGGVDGLLHITDMAWKRVRHPCEVVNIGDEVEVRVLKFDRERNRVSLGLKQLGEDPWDNISRRYPANCRVFGKVSNVTDYGAFVEIEAGVEGLVHVSEMDWTNKNVNPSKVVQVGDEVEVMILDVDEERRRISLGMKQVAANPWETFAVTHKKGDKVSGQVKSITDFGIFIGLEGGIDGLLHLSDISWNTTGEDVVRNFKKGDTLETVVLAVDPERERISLGVKQLEQDPFGQYMATHPKGSKVAGIVKEVDVKGALIELADGIEGYVSARDIANERVEDASQYLKVGDSVEAKFIGMDRKGRTLQLSIKAKDDAEMREVLEEYQSSSSGTTKLGTLLREQLGNKSE
- the ykgO gene encoding type B 50S ribosomal protein L36, which produces MKVLSSLKSAKTRHRDCKVIRRRGKIFVICKSNPRFKARQR
- a CDS encoding agmatine deiminase family protein is translated as MTTLPFRFPAEWEPQSAILIAWPHANTDWSARLPEVEETYIALVAAITRFQTVIICVVDDGLQTYAEARLRSAHVMMKRVRFTLAIYNDTWVRDSGPITLVGTNGNFCLLDFRFTGWGGKFEAKLDDQLVSVLHASGLFANALMHSIDFTLEGGAIETDGAGTLLTTWRCLHERHPQHTRTTLDANLTAWLAQDRVLWLEHGYLEGDDTDAHIDTLARFASTDSIVYQSCNDISDSHYAELQAMGTELTTLRTTDGHPYKLFPLPWTKPIMDEDRRLAASYANFLIIEGAVLMPIYGDPADALAQAVLADAFPEREIVPVPCRPLIWQNGSLHCITIQIPAGLLATSPCIG
- the cmk gene encoding (d)CMP kinase, translating into MTDLVPVLTIDGPSGAGKGTVSRIVAARLGWHYLDSGVLYRAVGVAAGWAGLDVSDTMALVSCAFDTHVNFAECADGDMRILVNTIDATDELRMETAGVLASTIAAVSEVRAALKERQRMFRRGPGLVADGRDMGTVIFPDAQYKVFLTANAEERAQRRHKQLMKKGVSVMFTTLLDEIRARDARDACRSVAPLRPADDALLIDSTRIGVDEVVAQVLALVTD